A region of Flavobacterium album DNA encodes the following proteins:
- a CDS encoding deoxyhypusine synthase family protein, with the protein MNKGPISQFIEKYYLHFNAAALVDAAKGYEKQLQDGAQMMVTLAGAMSTAELGKIFAEMIRRDKVQIISCTGANLEEDIMNLVAHSHYERVPNYRDLTPQQEWDLLERGLNRVTDTCIPEHEAFRRLQKHIYKIWKDADDKGERYFPHEFMYKMLLSGVLEEYYEIDLKDSWMYAAAEKNLPIIVPGWEDSTMGNIFASYVIKGDLKASTMKSGIEYMTFLADWYTKNSSNGVGFFQIGGGIAGDFPICVVPMLYQDMEMHDVPFWSYFCQISDSTTSYGSYSGAVPNEKITWGKLDINTPKFIIESDATIVAPLIFAYLLDL; encoded by the coding sequence ATGAACAAAGGACCTATTAGCCAATTTATTGAAAAGTACTACCTGCATTTTAATGCTGCCGCTTTGGTGGATGCCGCTAAAGGCTACGAAAAGCAATTGCAGGACGGTGCCCAAATGATGGTGACCCTTGCCGGGGCTATGAGTACGGCTGAACTTGGGAAGATCTTTGCCGAAATGATCCGCCGCGATAAGGTTCAGATCATTTCATGTACCGGTGCGAATCTTGAAGAGGATATCATGAACCTTGTGGCACACTCGCATTATGAGAGGGTTCCAAATTACAGGGACCTTACGCCGCAACAGGAATGGGACCTTCTTGAAAGAGGCCTGAACCGTGTGACCGATACGTGCATCCCCGAGCATGAAGCTTTCCGCCGCCTGCAGAAGCATATTTACAAAATATGGAAAGATGCAGACGATAAAGGCGAACGCTATTTTCCGCATGAGTTCATGTACAAGATGCTGCTTTCGGGCGTATTGGAAGAATATTATGAGATTGACCTGAAAGACAGCTGGATGTATGCCGCTGCCGAAAAGAACCTGCCGATCATCGTACCAGGATGGGAAGACAGCACTATGGGTAATATCTTTGCTTCTTATGTTATTAAAGGTGATCTGAAAGCGTCTACCATGAAGTCGGGTATTGAATATATGACATTCCTTGCCGACTGGTATACTAAAAACAGCAGCAATGGTGTTGGATTCTTCCAGATAGGTGGAGGTATCGCTGGCGATTTCCCGATATGTGTAGTGCCGATGCTGTACCAGGATATGGAAATGCATGATGTGCCGTTCTGGAGCTATTTCTGCCAGATATCTGATTCTACGACAAGTTACGGATCTTACTCCGGCGCTGTGCCTAATGAAAAGATCACCTGGGGGAAACTTGACATCAATACACCAAAATTTATTATCGAATCTGATGCAACTATCGTTGCACCGCTTATATTTGCTTACTTGTTAGATTTATAA
- a CDS encoding arginine decarboxylase, with product MNTKYFDLINQTFYFPQEEFTLNKDNLQFHNIDLMKLVEQYGTPLKFTYLPQISNNIRKAKTWFRNAMEKNKYDGKYYYCYCTKSSHFEYIMDEAFKNNIHIETSSAFDINIVEKLLENGKINKNTYVICNGFKRDQYIQNIARLINNGHTRTMPIIDNYEELDLLQEQIPGKFKIGIRIAAEEEPKFEFYTSRLGIGYKNILPFYRKQIHENKKVELKMLHFFINTGIRDTSYYWNELVKCLKVYVSLKKECPTLDSLNIGGGFPIKNSLAFEYDYQYMIDEIINQIKIACDEAEVDVPNIFTEFGSFTVGESAGAIYQVLYQKQQNDREKWNMIDSSFITTLPDTWAINKRFIMLAVNRWNDQYERVLLGGMTCDSDDYYNSEQNMNAIYLPKYNKEKPLYIGFFNTGAYQETIGGYGGLHHCLIPQPKHILIDRDENGILATEVFSEQQQADEILDILGYSRKENK from the coding sequence ATGAACACAAAATATTTCGACCTGATAAACCAAACATTCTATTTCCCTCAGGAAGAATTTACACTTAATAAAGATAACCTTCAGTTCCATAACATAGACCTGATGAAATTGGTGGAGCAGTATGGCACACCATTGAAGTTCACTTATTTGCCGCAAATCTCCAATAACATCCGTAAAGCCAAGACATGGTTCAGGAATGCGATGGAGAAAAACAAATACGACGGTAAATATTATTATTGCTATTGCACGAAAAGCTCTCACTTTGAATATATCATGGATGAGGCTTTTAAGAATAATATACATATTGAGACCTCTTCGGCTTTCGACATCAACATCGTTGAAAAGCTGCTTGAAAACGGGAAGATCAACAAAAACACGTATGTTATCTGCAACGGTTTCAAGAGGGACCAGTACATACAGAATATTGCGAGGCTGATAAACAACGGCCATACGCGTACCATGCCGATCATTGATAATTATGAAGAGCTTGACCTGCTTCAGGAGCAGATACCCGGAAAGTTTAAAATAGGTATCCGTATCGCAGCCGAAGAAGAGCCTAAATTCGAGTTCTATACCTCGCGTTTGGGAATTGGCTACAAAAATATATTGCCTTTCTACCGTAAGCAAATACACGAGAACAAAAAGGTAGAGCTGAAAATGCTTCACTTCTTTATCAATACCGGTATAAGGGATACCTCTTATTACTGGAATGAGCTTGTGAAATGTTTGAAAGTTTACGTTAGCCTTAAAAAGGAGTGCCCGACACTGGACAGCCTTAACATCGGCGGCGGTTTCCCTATCAAGAATTCACTGGCTTTTGAATACGATTACCAGTACATGATCGATGAGATCATTAACCAGATAAAGATCGCCTGTGATGAAGCTGAAGTGGATGTGCCGAACATCTTTACCGAATTCGGTTCATTTACCGTTGGCGAAAGCGCAGGGGCGATATACCAGGTGCTGTACCAAAAACAGCAGAATGACAGGGAGAAATGGAACATGATCGATTCGTCGTTCATCACCACACTTCCGGACACCTGGGCTATCAATAAGCGTTTCATCATGCTTGCTGTGAACCGCTGGAACGACCAGTATGAAAGGGTTTTATTGGGTGGGATGACATGCGACAGCGACGATTATTACAACTCAGAGCAAAACATGAACGCCATTTACCTGCCGAAATACAATAAGGAAAAGCCTTTATACATTGGCTTCTTTAATACCGGGGCGTACCAGGAAACGATTGGTGGCTACGGCGGGCTCCACCACTGCCTGATACCACAGCCTAAGCACATCCTTATAGACCGCGATGAGAATGGCATACTGGCAACAGAAGTATTCTCTGAGCAGCAGCAGGCCGATGAGATATTAGACATCCTCGGCTACAGCAGGAAAGAGAACAAATAA
- the aroB gene encoding 3-dehydroquinate synthase translates to MQPIKTSGYTIYFNDDCYGYLQEVLTYEKYSGIFILADTNTSQYCLPNFLAQVPTELPIEIIEIEAGEINKSIETCIEVWHALTDLGADRKSLIINVGGGVVTDLGGFAASTFKRGMDFINAPTSLLAMVDASVGGKTGVDLGVLKNQIGVINNPVAVLIDTQFLETLPQPEMRSGLAEMLKHGLIADKKYWDNFSDLTGLTTDDLGVLIHWSVEIKNSIVEQDPNEKGLRKVLNFGHTMGHAIESHFLNSATPLLHGEAIAAGMVLESYFSMIKGFIGREEYETIKSVLLSIFGTNDFTSEDIESIMALLVHDKKNEAGKVQFVLLESIGNAVINQEVENALIINGFEDYQK, encoded by the coding sequence ATGCAGCCGATAAAAACTTCAGGATATACCATTTACTTTAATGACGACTGCTATGGCTACCTGCAGGAAGTGCTTACCTATGAAAAATACTCCGGTATCTTTATATTGGCCGACACCAATACCTCGCAGTACTGCCTGCCTAATTTCCTGGCGCAGGTGCCAACAGAGCTGCCGATAGAGATCATTGAAATCGAAGCCGGTGAAATAAATAAATCCATAGAAACCTGCATTGAGGTATGGCATGCACTGACCGATCTGGGCGCCGACAGGAAAAGCCTTATCATTAATGTTGGCGGCGGCGTGGTGACTGACCTGGGAGGGTTTGCGGCATCAACATTCAAGCGCGGCATGGATTTTATTAATGCCCCTACCTCGCTGCTGGCAATGGTAGATGCATCGGTTGGTGGCAAGACAGGGGTCGACCTGGGCGTGCTTAAGAACCAGATCGGGGTCATTAATAATCCCGTTGCTGTACTCATCGATACGCAATTCCTTGAAACACTGCCACAGCCGGAGATGCGATCAGGACTGGCGGAGATGCTGAAGCACGGCCTGATAGCCGACAAGAAGTACTGGGATAATTTTTCGGACCTAACCGGATTGACAACTGATGACCTGGGTGTGCTGATCCATTGGTCGGTTGAGATAAAGAACAGTATCGTAGAACAGGACCCTAACGAGAAAGGGCTTCGCAAAGTGCTGAATTTCGGGCACACGATGGGGCACGCCATAGAATCGCATTTCCTGAACAGCGCTACTCCCCTGCTCCACGGCGAAGCTATAGCGGCAGGCATGGTTCTTGAAAGTTATTTTTCGATGATAAAGGGCTTTATTGGTAGAGAAGAATATGAAACTATAAAATCGGTGCTGCTTTCTATTTTTGGCACGAATGATTTTACATCAGAGGATATAGAAAGTATAATGGCCTTACTGGTACATGATAAAAAAAACGAGGCCGGGAAGGTACAGTTCGTACTGTTGGAAAGCATCGGAAATGCAGTGATAAATCAGGAGGTGGAAAACGCATTGATAATCAATGGGTTCGAAGACTATCAAAAGTAA
- a CDS encoding DinB family protein: protein MKISDITPDEYAPYQEEAYIHLVNPEYSLTEELEISVHNLTHFVREIPMDKYDYRYAEGKWTIKDILQHVIDSERIFAYRALRFSRNDNTPLPGFDENSFAANTDATKRSINDLLTEMSAVRHANIMMFKSFTQDELLRKGTASGYTVSVRALGFLLIGHQNHHIKIFKERYL, encoded by the coding sequence ATGAAAATATCTGATATTACTCCTGACGAATACGCACCCTACCAGGAAGAAGCCTACATCCACTTAGTTAATCCTGAATATAGCCTGACGGAAGAGCTTGAAATAAGCGTGCACAATCTTACCCATTTTGTACGTGAGATCCCAATGGATAAATACGACTACCGTTATGCGGAAGGCAAATGGACTATAAAAGATATTTTACAGCACGTTATAGATTCTGAAAGGATATTCGCCTACCGTGCACTACGATTTTCGCGGAATGACAATACGCCATTGCCTGGTTTTGATGAGAACAGCTTTGCGGCCAATACCGATGCCACCAAAAGGAGCATCAATGACCTGCTTACCGAAATGAGCGCCGTACGCCATGCTAATATCATGATGTTCAAATCTTTTACGCAGGATGAGCTACTGCGAAAAGGCACGGCTTCCGGATATACGGTATCGGTCAGGGCTTTAGGCTTCCTGCTTATCGGCCACCAAAACCATCATATAAAGATATTTAAGGAAAGATATTTATAG
- a CDS encoding DNA primase → MKRVIVDYAKLTNEILTLLVEKFPEGYDDSNIVRFKNARNETIEAVEVRTEDTIYLVKVSTKLADRIENFDDDDIDEPADDLDALKDLEVGDDDADEKEESADTDDDADGDDDDDEDEDGLPRRRNVGLDEIEDDEDEDED, encoded by the coding sequence ATGAAAAGAGTTATAGTTGACTACGCCAAATTAACTAATGAAATTTTGACCCTGCTGGTTGAAAAGTTCCCCGAAGGATATGATGATTCTAATATCGTCCGCTTTAAGAATGCCCGTAACGAAACCATTGAAGCCGTAGAAGTAAGGACGGAAGACACCATTTACCTTGTAAAAGTGAGCACCAAGCTTGCCGACAGGATCGAGAATTTCGATGACGATGATATCGACGAGCCGGCAGATGACCTTGATGCATTGAAAGACCTTGAAGTTGGCGATGATGATGCTGATGAAAAGGAAGAAAGCGCCGATACGGATGACGATGCAGACGGTGATGACGACGATGATGAAGATGAGGATGGTTTGCCAAGGCGCAGAAATGTAGGCCTTGACGAAATTGAAGATGACGAAGACGAGGATGAAGACTAA
- a CDS encoding DUF4258 domain-containing protein produces the protein MKFVHRLAYYLLGFLIGGVFLYFIFSEKRTEFCYMPNCRVLKDIRTKGILISKQAEATLKEKWVTMDDIKRSLQYGDVDFSKSNKPNPGGGKLYVIEGKTIKDEPIVIEVVNFSDRAVLQDVKKQ, from the coding sequence ATGAAATTCGTACACAGGCTGGCATATTATCTTTTAGGCTTTCTTATAGGGGGCGTATTCCTGTATTTCATATTCTCCGAAAAACGTACCGAGTTCTGCTACATGCCGAATTGCAGGGTCCTAAAGGACATTCGTACCAAAGGAATACTAATATCTAAACAGGCCGAAGCAACCCTGAAAGAAAAATGGGTAACTATGGACGATATAAAACGCAGCCTGCAATATGGCGATGTGGATTTTTCTAAAAGCAATAAGCCGAATCCGGGCGGGGGCAAGCTGTATGTTATAGAAGGGAAAACCATTAAAGATGAGCCGATTGTAATTGAAGTTGTGAATTTTAGCGACCGGGCCGTTTTGCAGGATGTAAAAAAACAGTAA
- a CDS encoding proline dehydrogenase family protein, which yields MEKIFNNTADAFALKSDTELDRAYFLFKMIASQPLVRIGTAVTNFALNLHLPVEGLIRATVFDHFCGGTTEEDCLPVVDKMFTKGVSSVLDYSVEAKEAESEFDKALEKTLKTIEFAKERTAIPFAVFKPTGFGRFELYEKLGEGKTFTVEEAAEWKRVLERFEIVCKTAHANDVALLIDAEESWMQDAADELVADMMRKYNKEKAIVFNTLQMYRHDRLDYLKKLHAQAQEEGFYIGMKIVRGAYMEKENKRAEEKGYLSPICISKEATDINYNDAIQYMVEHLDKMAIFAGTHNEESSYMLMGLMQQNNIATNDTRIWFGQLYGMSDNISFNLAAHGYNVAKYLPFGPVRDVMPYLIRRAEENTSVAGQTSRELNLISAERKRRKLHD from the coding sequence ATGGAAAAAATCTTCAACAATACGGCCGATGCTTTTGCGCTGAAAAGCGATACCGAACTGGACAGGGCTTATTTTCTCTTTAAAATGATAGCTTCCCAGCCGTTGGTGCGGATAGGTACGGCAGTGACCAATTTTGCGCTAAACCTGCACCTGCCTGTTGAAGGGCTTATACGCGCCACTGTTTTCGATCATTTTTGCGGAGGCACTACGGAAGAAGATTGCCTTCCTGTTGTTGACAAGATGTTTACCAAAGGCGTGTCGTCAGTACTGGATTATTCGGTGGAAGCAAAAGAAGCCGAATCGGAATTTGATAAAGCTTTAGAGAAAACATTGAAGACGATTGAGTTTGCCAAAGAACGGACAGCGATACCTTTTGCGGTTTTCAAGCCTACTGGTTTCGGCAGGTTTGAATTATATGAGAAATTAGGCGAGGGCAAAACTTTTACCGTAGAAGAGGCTGCTGAGTGGAAACGCGTACTGGAGCGCTTTGAGATAGTGTGCAAAACGGCCCATGCCAACGATGTGGCGCTGCTTATCGATGCCGAAGAAAGCTGGATGCAGGATGCCGCCGACGAACTGGTAGCCGACATGATGCGCAAATACAACAAGGAGAAGGCCATCGTTTTCAATACACTGCAAATGTACCGCCACGACAGGCTCGATTACCTGAAAAAGCTGCACGCACAAGCACAGGAAGAAGGATTTTATATCGGGATGAAGATCGTGCGCGGCGCCTACATGGAGAAGGAAAACAAGCGCGCTGAAGAGAAGGGTTACCTGTCGCCGATATGCATATCCAAAGAAGCAACCGACATCAATTATAATGATGCGATACAGTATATGGTTGAGCATCTTGATAAAATGGCGATCTTTGCCGGTACGCACAACGAGGAAAGCTCCTACATGCTGATGGGACTGATGCAGCAGAACAATATTGCTACAAACGACACAAGGATATGGTTCGGGCAGCTGTACGGCATGAGCGACAATATCAGCTTTAACCTTGCGGCACATGGCTATAATGTGGCGAAATACCTTCCGTTCGGGCCGGTGCGGGATGTGATGCCTTACCTGATAAGAAGGGCAGAGGAGAATACCTCTGTAGCCGGGCAGACCAGCCGCGAGCTGAACCTGATAAGCGCCGAAAGGAAACGCAGGAAATTACACGATTAA
- a CDS encoding beta strand repeat-containing protein → MKNSITSLLLLLGLCATAQVKVGDNPTNVNASAVLEMESTDKGMLLPRMTASQRDAISNPSNALLIYNTSEDCINIYNAASSSWKSICSNEAEGTADFSVDCSTLVVSGTYATGTALDPETNYITVSVNVAELGTYNIVSNAAGMFFSAIGTFTTLGTQDIVLVGQGYPLVSGTNFVSLQVNNSICTTVINVTTGIATITGCGTIGSLTGNIYANAPIAVGDVFQSYTAGPAYTGGGVYGITSSTVNGIRINQPVNGTFITSGAPIDYFLSGTPIMPGNSTVNYSINGYACSFTVPVQSGTGLASGVTCSGTLSGTYQVGTVMNSGNTKVVTLTVSQAGSFYIRTNTVNGIYFSGSATAAAAGPLNVTLTASGTPTEAATNSYTVVVSNTATTFTNCSFNVTAGLPTTVPAFNTLSCASLSAGVSYIKASNAGANDQFGGRLNTSSFLYGKGTKISADGLTLAIGAILEGGDLTGGPINSTNNDNWNTAGAVYVYTRSSITANWVFQAKIKPSQLNAGDIFGNALDLSNDGNTLVVGSIRESGSGTGVNPAHNNSAGAAGAAYVFTRSGSTWSQQAYLKANQSDANDVFGSSVAVSGDGNTVAVGTPAEDGSGTGINPAVNNNKANSGAVHIFNRSSGVWSYGTYIKASNPDSEDHFGCSVELNNDGTTLAVGARYEDGSNPGINPVVNNSTSAAGAVYVFQKNAGTWAQQAYLKAGNVSATDQFGANVDLDGSGNTLLVGAHGDDGSGKGVNPGANESTADAGAAYIFKRSGTAWSQSAYLKSSNPTASDYFGYSVSIANDGASVILGAFGEDGSNGCINPADNNSTTDSGAAYLFSLVGGNWVYSYMLKMPNAVGSTSGDYFGAGVSINSDGRSIAIAAFNEDGSGMGINPTANNSAADAGCVIVYTK, encoded by the coding sequence ATGAAAAATAGTATTACTTCGTTACTCCTGCTACTTGGCCTTTGTGCCACTGCACAGGTAAAAGTTGGGGACAACCCCACAAACGTGAATGCCAGCGCGGTACTGGAAATGGAAAGTACTGATAAAGGTATGCTCTTGCCACGTATGACGGCAAGCCAGCGTGATGCCATAAGCAATCCTTCCAATGCATTGCTTATATATAATACAAGTGAAGATTGTATTAATATTTACAATGCTGCAAGCAGTAGCTGGAAATCTATTTGCAGTAACGAGGCAGAAGGCACAGCAGATTTCTCGGTAGATTGCAGCACTCTGGTGGTTTCAGGGACATATGCAACGGGTACGGCTCTCGATCCTGAAACGAATTACATAACCGTATCTGTTAATGTTGCCGAATTGGGAACTTACAATATTGTCAGCAATGCCGCAGGTATGTTTTTTTCGGCGATCGGTACATTCACAACTTTGGGAACGCAGGATATCGTATTGGTTGGGCAGGGTTATCCGCTCGTATCCGGAACTAATTTCGTGTCACTGCAAGTTAATAATAGCATTTGTACAACTGTTATCAATGTTACTACCGGTATTGCTACTATTACGGGTTGTGGTACCATAGGAAGCCTTACCGGAAATATATATGCTAATGCACCCATAGCGGTTGGCGATGTATTTCAAAGTTATACAGCAGGTCCTGCATACACTGGTGGCGGGGTATATGGAATTACTTCCTCAACCGTAAATGGGATACGCATCAACCAGCCGGTAAACGGCACATTTATTACAAGTGGTGCACCTATTGATTATTTCCTGTCGGGTACACCGATTATGCCCGGAAACAGTACCGTCAATTATTCAATAAATGGGTATGCCTGCTCTTTCACGGTACCTGTTCAGAGCGGAACCGGACTTGCCTCAGGGGTAACCTGTTCAGGCACCCTCAGCGGCACCTATCAGGTTGGAACGGTAATGAACAGCGGCAATACCAAAGTGGTTACCTTAACCGTTAGCCAGGCCGGCTCTTTCTACATACGCACCAATACTGTCAACGGCATTTACTTTAGCGGCAGCGCTACGGCTGCGGCTGCAGGGCCGCTGAATGTAACGCTTACCGCAAGCGGAACTCCTACAGAAGCGGCCACAAACAGCTATACGGTTGTGGTAAGCAATACTGCCACTACTTTTACCAACTGTTCATTTAACGTAACTGCTGGGCTACCCACCACAGTACCGGCCTTTAATACCCTAAGCTGTGCGTCACTAAGCGCCGGGGTTTCCTATATCAAAGCAAGTAATGCGGGAGCTAATGACCAATTCGGAGGCAGGTTAAATACGTCATCATTCCTTTACGGCAAAGGAACGAAAATATCGGCCGATGGTTTGACATTAGCTATAGGCGCTATCCTGGAAGGCGGTGACTTAACAGGCGGCCCCATCAATTCCACCAATAACGATAACTGGAACACTGCGGGAGCAGTATATGTGTATACGCGCTCATCAATAACAGCAAACTGGGTATTTCAGGCAAAGATAAAGCCTTCGCAATTGAACGCAGGCGATATTTTTGGAAACGCACTGGATCTTAGCAATGATGGAAATACACTCGTGGTAGGGTCAATTCGGGAGTCTGGAAGCGGGACCGGGGTCAATCCGGCCCACAATAACTCAGCCGGCGCTGCCGGTGCAGCGTATGTATTTACCCGTAGTGGCAGTACCTGGAGCCAACAGGCATACCTTAAAGCTAACCAAAGCGATGCGAATGATGTTTTTGGATCAAGCGTTGCCGTGAGTGGCGATGGCAATACAGTGGCCGTAGGAACGCCTGCCGAGGATGGCAGCGGTACGGGTATAAATCCTGCAGTTAATAATAACAAGGCCAATTCCGGTGCAGTCCATATATTCAACCGTAGCAGTGGTGTCTGGAGTTATGGCACCTACATTAAGGCGTCAAACCCTGATTCAGAAGATCATTTCGGCTGTTCTGTTGAGCTCAATAATGATGGTACAACGCTGGCCGTAGGTGCGCGGTATGAAGACGGCAGCAACCCGGGTATTAACCCCGTCGTCAACAACAGCACCAGCGCGGCCGGTGCAGTATATGTGTTTCAAAAAAATGCCGGCACATGGGCCCAGCAAGCTTATTTAAAAGCAGGAAATGTATCCGCAACCGATCAATTCGGGGCAAATGTGGATTTGGACGGCAGTGGTAACACCCTGTTAGTTGGTGCACACGGAGATGATGGTAGTGGTAAAGGAGTTAACCCGGGAGCTAATGAAAGTACAGCTGATGCCGGTGCGGCATACATATTCAAAAGATCGGGAACTGCCTGGAGCCAGTCGGCTTATCTAAAATCCTCAAATCCGACTGCTTCTGATTATTTTGGTTATTCTGTTAGCATAGCTAATGACGGGGCTTCTGTTATTTTAGGGGCTTTTGGTGAAGACGGATCGAACGGATGCATTAACCCGGCAGACAATAATAGCACTACAGATAGCGGAGCTGCCTACCTGTTTAGTTTAGTTGGAGGCAACTGGGTTTATTCGTATATGTTGAAAATGCCTAATGCGGTAGGTTCAACAAGCGGTGACTATTTTGGTGCCGGCGTGAGCATAAATTCTGATGGACGGTCTATCGCCATTGCAGCATTCAACGAAGATGGCAGTGGAATGGGTATTAACCCTACAGCTAATAACTCTGCTGCTGATGCCGGCTGTGTAATTGTGTACACTAAGTAA